The following coding sequences are from one Megamonas funiformis window:
- a CDS encoding cell division protein SepF, whose protein sequence is MADFLSKITKFLIPEEVEEIEAKVDEKQETRRQTVKVAPNVTRVANGPSIYTNTAEATRDEATSSATNNYEENNRRPSLKVYKQPNMNVLVFEPTNFNDTRIAADALKASKAVLINYEKIEQSEQVRICDFMNGACYVLDGSVKRISAKMVLYVPNGVSIEEIIPTK, encoded by the coding sequence ATGGCGGATTTTTTATCAAAAATCACTAAGTTTCTAATTCCAGAAGAAGTTGAAGAAATAGAAGCTAAAGTTGATGAAAAACAAGAAACTAGAAGACAAACAGTAAAAGTAGCTCCTAATGTTACTCGTGTAGCAAATGGACCTTCCATTTACACAAATACAGCTGAAGCTACAAGAGATGAAGCAACATCATCTGCTACTAATAACTATGAAGAAAATAATCGTCGTCCTAGTTTAAAAGTATATAAACAGCCAAATATGAATGTACTTGTATTTGAACCTACTAATTTCAATGATACAAGAATTGCTGCTGATGCTTTAAAAGCTTCTAAAGCTGTGCTTATCAATTACGAAAAAATTGAACAAAGTGAACAAGTTCGTATTTGCGATTTTATGAATGGTGCTTGCTATGTATTAGATGGTTCTGTAAAAAGAATTTCTGCAAAAATGGTATTATATGTGCCAAATGGCGTATCTATTGAAGAAATTATTCCAACAAAATAA
- a CDS encoding SDR family oxidoreductase, whose amino-acid sequence MNKVAVVTGGARGIGKAICDEFKAQNITVCTIDILSNDYFVGDIADEKILTQFAQKVIDEHTKIDYLINNACLMKGGLATASYEDFLYVLKVGAVAPFMLTKLFMNHLQDNASIVNISSSRHLMSQADTESYTAAKGAISSLTHAMAVTLRGKARVNSISPGWIDTTNSEFSSADKLQVGVPKDIVNAVMFLCSEKSSFITGQDIVVDGGMTKQMIYHDDCDWYYNK is encoded by the coding sequence ATGAATAAAGTTGCCGTTGTTACTGGTGGCGCTAGAGGTATTGGCAAAGCCATTTGTGATGAATTCAAAGCTCAAAATATTACAGTATGTACTATTGATATTTTATCTAATGATTATTTTGTTGGCGATATTGCTGATGAAAAAATATTGACGCAATTTGCCCAAAAAGTAATTGATGAGCATACAAAAATAGATTATTTAATCAATAACGCTTGTCTTATGAAAGGTGGCTTAGCTACTGCTTCTTATGAAGATTTTCTCTACGTACTAAAAGTTGGTGCTGTAGCTCCTTTTATGCTTACTAAATTATTTATGAACCATCTTCAAGACAATGCTAGCATCGTAAATATTTCTTCTAGCCGTCATTTGATGAGTCAAGCAGATACTGAAAGTTACACTGCTGCTAAAGGAGCAATCTCTTCACTAACTCATGCTATGGCAGTTACATTGCGTGGAAAAGCTCGTGTAAACAGTATTTCTCCTGGTTGGATAGATACTACAAATAGTGAATTTTCCTCAGCAGATAAACTTCAAGTTGGCGTACCCAAAGATATTGTAAATGCTGTGATGTTTCTTTGCAGTGAGAAATCTTCATTTATTACTGGTCAAGATATCGTCGTTGATGGTGGCATGACCAAACAAATGATTTATCATGATGATTGCGATTGGTATTACAATAAATAA
- a CDS encoding sulfite exporter TauE/SafE family protein — protein sequence MLEIFSDTSLLLAIGIAFISTLIQSLTGFGFAIVSTPLLLMVYDAKEVVVLLQFLSVVLDTVFVFFVKDNIDWHFLKPLLIGSVIGHPIGILIYLFVPTIGLKIFIACVILSFLFLTKIYRKQLTETSCKTGVVGCLSGILNTSTSMSGPPLIIYLTSTNRDKTSLRATCIAYFTIINYLGILAFYLAGKDFSFAIEQSIYIVPFCFIALWLGNKLFPYISQKMFNRLVFVMLLFSALYTIYSAIN from the coding sequence ATGTTGGAGATATTTTCTGATACTTCGTTATTATTAGCTATTGGTATAGCTTTTATTTCTACATTAATCCAATCCTTGACGGGTTTTGGATTTGCTATTGTTTCTACGCCATTACTTTTAATGGTCTATGATGCCAAAGAAGTCGTTGTACTTTTGCAATTTTTATCTGTCGTTCTTGATACTGTTTTTGTCTTTTTTGTCAAAGATAATATTGATTGGCATTTTCTAAAACCATTGCTGATTGGTTCAGTAATAGGTCATCCTATTGGTATTCTTATCTATCTATTTGTGCCTACTATAGGATTAAAAATTTTCATTGCTTGTGTTATTTTATCATTCTTATTTCTTACCAAAATTTATCGTAAACAACTGACTGAAACTTCCTGTAAAACTGGTGTTGTTGGTTGTCTATCTGGTATTTTAAATACTTCTACCAGTATGAGTGGTCCACCGCTTATTATTTATTTAACATCTACTAATCGTGATAAAACTTCTTTGCGTGCCACTTGTATTGCTTATTTTACTATTATTAACTACCTAGGTATCCTTGCTTTTTACTTAGCAGGAAAAGATTTTTCATTTGCTATTGAACAAAGTATTTATATCGTTCCATTCTGTTTTATTGCTTTATGGTTAGGTAATAAATTATTTCCTTATATTTCTCAAAAAATGTTTAATCGACTCGTCTTCGTTATGTTATTATTCAGTGCTTTATATACTATTTATTCAGCTATCAATTAA
- the tsaD gene encoding tRNA (adenosine(37)-N6)-threonylcarbamoyltransferase complex transferase subunit TsaD, which produces MTTTDNSLTLGIESSCDETSVAILRGGREILANVISTQIPIHQKFGGVVPEIASRKHIVNIMPVLDEALHKANVTLKDIDRIAVAYGPGLVGALLVGVSAAKTLAFALDKPLIGVNHLEGHIFANFLSTPELQPPFMALVVSGGHTSLVHVKDYNHFSLMGQTRDDAAGEAFDKVARVMGLPYPGGPQIDKLAKEGNSDAIDFPMALNEKGNYEFSFSGLKSAVLNYLNNMKAKRIEINKADVAASFQKSVVNILVHKAVEAARQTNMTKLVLAGGVAANSSLEGHLQKACKENGLEFYYPSKILCTDNAAMIACRGYYQAQAGDFADSNLNAIPYLELTDKK; this is translated from the coding sequence TTGACTACTACAGATAATTCATTGACTTTAGGTATAGAATCTAGCTGTGATGAAACTTCTGTTGCTATCTTACGCGGTGGCAGAGAAATACTAGCTAATGTAATTTCTACTCAAATTCCAATTCATCAAAAATTCGGAGGTGTCGTTCCTGAAATCGCCTCTCGTAAACATATTGTTAATATCATGCCTGTTTTAGATGAAGCACTTCATAAAGCAAATGTTACTTTAAAAGATATTGATCGCATTGCTGTAGCGTATGGCCCAGGATTAGTAGGTGCTTTACTTGTAGGCGTATCTGCTGCCAAAACTTTGGCTTTTGCTTTAGATAAACCACTAATTGGCGTAAATCACTTAGAAGGTCATATCTTCGCCAATTTCTTATCCACACCTGAACTTCAACCACCATTTATGGCTCTCGTAGTTTCTGGTGGACATACTTCCCTAGTTCACGTAAAAGACTATAATCATTTTTCCCTAATGGGACAAACTCGTGATGATGCAGCTGGTGAAGCTTTTGATAAAGTAGCTCGTGTAATGGGATTACCTTATCCAGGTGGCCCTCAAATTGATAAATTAGCTAAAGAAGGAAATTCTGATGCTATTGATTTCCCTATGGCATTAAATGAAAAAGGTAACTATGAATTTAGCTTCAGTGGTCTAAAATCGGCTGTGCTCAATTATTTAAACAATATGAAAGCAAAACGCATCGAAATCAACAAAGCTGATGTTGCTGCTTCCTTCCAAAAATCAGTAGTTAATATCCTAGTGCATAAAGCTGTAGAAGCAGCTCGTCAAACCAACATGACAAAACTAGTACTTGCCGGTGGTGTAGCAGCAAATAGCTCCCTAGAAGGACATCTCCAAAAAGCCTGCAAAGAAAACGGTCTAGAATTTTACTACCCAAGCAAAATTTTATGCACAGACAACGCTGCCATGATAGCCTGCCGTGGCTACTACCAAGCCCAAGCAGGAGACTTTGCCGATAGCAACCTAAACGCTATCCCTTATCTAGAATTAACTGACAAAAAATAG
- a CDS encoding PH domain-containing protein has protein sequence MGLFDNLLGNASKANLDDIRQDYAKLLANGENIQQAYEIFRDLFIFTDKRLILVDKQGITGKKTQYHSIPYKSIRHFSIETAGHFDLDAELKIYVAGMDMPISKKFDKSLDIYQLQAILAEYVLR, from the coding sequence ATGGGATTATTTGATAATCTTTTAGGCAATGCCTCTAAAGCAAATCTTGATGATATCCGCCAAGATTACGCTAAATTATTAGCTAATGGCGAAAACATTCAACAGGCTTATGAAATTTTTCGTGATTTATTTATTTTTACCGATAAACGCCTTATCCTTGTAGATAAACAAGGTATTACAGGTAAAAAAACACAATATCATTCTATACCATATAAAAGTATAAGACATTTCAGCATTGAAACAGCTGGTCATTTTGATTTAGATGCTGAATTAAAAATATATGTTGCTGGTATGGATATGCCTATTAGCAAAAAATTTGATAAAAGTTTAGATATTTATCAACTACAAGCTATTTTAGCTGAATATGTATTACGTTAA
- a CDS encoding DEAD/DEAH box helicase, with protein sequence MQTQDYLAQELQQSLASALIDDKINSLPDLQPQIIYNDYNSGSNLLVELLQELQTCKRFYFAIAFITQSGLICLKECLKLLQEKNITGDILTTDYLYFNQPKALQELQQYPNLNIRIYTKENFHIKGYIFEQNDYYTLIVGSNNLTQTALKANKEWSLKINSLANGALINNTLSQFQQMWQEAMPLTDIWLKQYADKYHSLQKLKRQFATVQENISTNDIAPNKMQQEALTALAKLQQDNKQKALLISATGTGKTYLSAFAVKKANPKRLLFLAHREQILKQACKTFAKIIPDIQYGILSANHKDFHKPYLFATINMLSKEENLTQFTPTHFDYIIIDETHRAGASSYLKILNYFQPQFLLGMTATPERTDGFDIYQLFDHNIAYEIRLNQAMQENLLCPFHYFGITDITVDDQEINDNSTFNDLTTDARVTHIINQSKYYGFSGERLRGLIFCSQIEEAQILSQKFNERGFNTIALSGKDSQETRTNAIHKLEQKERSTGLDYIFTVDIMNEGIDIPAINQIIMLRPTKSAIIFVQQLGRGLRKYPQKDYVVILDFIGNYQNNFMIPIALSGDTSYNKDNIRHYVAEGNRFIFGSSTIHFDKIARQKIYQAIDSAKLSDTALLKNEYLQLKQKLGKIPSIFDFSQFGSIDILKFLDKFKTYHNFLQKYDKDYTIRFNTIQEEILYFISYRFAKGKRIHELIALKLLLKNTSHLLMDIKQILITKYHQEFTEQIKVSLIRNLTNLFTISNEQAKFSNCIFIKENDNDYIISDIFKSALQDEKFYFQINEILDFALERYQKYYQNKYKNTNLVLYQKYTYEEVCYLLNWPQKINPNAMAGYFYEKTTHTMPVFINYIAPDKKRVDYTNEFLSNTLITAYSKSNRKLDSSDAKHIYNANKEQNKLYLFVRKPSEDKEAKEFYFLGEITAQGNPEFAPKYNGFKILYKLDTPVRADIFDYLTTITV encoded by the coding sequence ATGCAAACACAAGATTATTTAGCTCAAGAACTCCAACAAAGTCTTGCTAGCGCTCTTATAGATGATAAAATTAATTCCTTGCCTGATTTACAACCACAGATAATCTATAATGATTATAATAGTGGCTCTAATCTATTAGTAGAACTACTTCAAGAATTACAAACTTGTAAACGATTTTATTTTGCCATAGCTTTTATCACTCAAAGTGGTTTAATTTGTCTTAAAGAATGTTTAAAACTACTTCAAGAAAAAAACATCACTGGCGATATTTTAACCACTGATTATCTATATTTTAATCAACCAAAAGCTCTACAAGAATTACAACAATATCCTAATTTAAATATTCGCATTTATACTAAAGAAAATTTCCATATCAAAGGCTATATCTTTGAACAAAATGATTATTACACTTTAATTGTAGGCAGTAATAATTTAACGCAAACAGCCTTAAAAGCAAATAAAGAATGGAGCCTAAAAATAAATTCTTTAGCAAATGGTGCTTTAATCAACAATACATTATCTCAATTTCAACAAATGTGGCAAGAAGCCATGCCTTTGACTGATATCTGGCTTAAACAATATGCTGATAAATATCATTCTTTACAAAAATTAAAAAGACAATTTGCTACAGTTCAAGAAAATATCTCTACTAATGATATTGCTCCTAATAAAATGCAACAGGAAGCATTAACAGCATTAGCAAAATTACAACAAGATAATAAACAAAAAGCATTATTGATATCAGCTACAGGCACAGGAAAAACATATTTAAGTGCCTTTGCTGTCAAAAAAGCCAATCCTAAACGACTATTATTTTTAGCCCATCGCGAACAAATTCTTAAACAAGCTTGTAAAACTTTTGCCAAAATAATACCAGATATCCAATATGGTATTTTGTCAGCTAATCATAAGGATTTTCATAAACCTTATCTATTTGCTACCATAAATATGCTAAGCAAAGAAGAAAATTTAACTCAATTCACACCAACACATTTTGACTATATCATCATTGATGAAACTCATCGAGCTGGTGCCAGTAGTTATTTAAAAATCTTAAATTACTTTCAGCCACAATTTTTATTAGGTATGACAGCTACACCAGAACGCACAGACGGCTTTGATATCTACCAATTATTTGACCATAATATAGCTTATGAAATTCGCTTAAACCAAGCTATGCAAGAAAATTTACTTTGCCCATTTCACTACTTTGGCATTACTGATATCACAGTTGATGATCAAGAAATCAATGATAATTCAACATTTAACGATTTAACTACAGACGCTCGCGTAACACATATTATCAATCAATCTAAATACTATGGTTTCAGTGGAGAACGTCTGCGCGGTTTAATATTTTGTAGTCAAATAGAAGAAGCCCAAATACTTTCACAAAAATTTAATGAGCGAGGATTTAATACCATTGCTCTATCAGGTAAAGATAGTCAAGAAACACGAACTAATGCCATTCATAAATTAGAACAAAAAGAACGCTCTACAGGTCTTGATTATATATTCACTGTAGACATTATGAATGAAGGCATTGATATTCCTGCTATAAATCAAATAATCATGCTCAGACCTACAAAATCAGCCATTATCTTCGTTCAACAATTAGGTCGTGGGCTTCGCAAATATCCACAAAAAGATTATGTAGTAATTCTTGACTTTATCGGCAACTATCAAAATAACTTTATGATACCAATAGCTCTATCTGGTGATACTTCTTATAATAAAGATAATATCCGTCATTATGTAGCAGAAGGCAATCGTTTCATCTTTGGTTCTTCTACCATTCATTTTGATAAAATAGCTCGTCAAAAAATCTATCAAGCCATTGATAGTGCCAAATTAAGCGATACAGCCTTATTGAAAAATGAATATCTACAATTAAAACAAAAATTAGGAAAAATTCCTTCTATCTTTGATTTTTCCCAGTTTGGTAGTATAGATATTTTAAAATTCCTTGATAAATTTAAAACATATCATAATTTCTTGCAAAAATACGATAAAGATTACACAATTAGATTTAATACAATTCAAGAAGAAATTCTTTATTTTATCTCATATCGCTTTGCTAAAGGCAAAAGAATTCATGAACTCATAGCTTTAAAATTATTATTAAAAAATACATCTCATTTATTAATGGATATAAAGCAAATCTTAATTACAAAATACCATCAAGAATTTACTGAGCAAATAAAAGTTTCATTAATACGCAATTTAACTAATCTATTTACTATTAGCAATGAGCAAGCTAAATTTAGTAATTGCATTTTCATCAAAGAAAATGATAATGATTACATCATCAGTGATATTTTTAAATCAGCTTTACAAGATGAAAAGTTCTATTTTCAAATAAATGAAATTCTCGATTTTGCCTTAGAAAGATATCAAAAATACTATCAAAATAAATACAAAAATACTAATCTTGTTTTATATCAAAAATACACTTATGAAGAAGTTTGTTATCTATTAAATTGGCCTCAAAAAATAAATCCTAATGCCATGGCTGGTTATTTCTATGAAAAAACAACACATACCATGCCAGTATTTATCAATTATATAGCGCCAGATAAAAAAAGAGTAGATTATACTAATGAATTTTTAAGCAATACCTTGATTACAGCCTACTCCAAAAGCAATCGAAAATTAGACTCTAGTGATGCTAAACATATATATAATGCGAATAAAGAACAAAATAAATTATATCTATTTGTGCGCAAACCTAGTGAAGATAAAGAAGCTAAGGAATTTTATTTTTTAGGTGAAATCACAGCCCAAGGCAATCCAGAATTTGCACCTAAATATAATGGTTTTAAAATTCTCTATAAATTAGATACACCTGTTAGAGCAGATATTTTCGATTATCTTACAACCATAACCGTTTAA